GATTGAAGATCGTCTTGCCGCGCAGCAGTCCCTCGCGCCAGATGCTGCGCTTCTCGGAGTAGTCGAAGTACGGCAGGACGCGGAACGGCACGCTGTAGATCATGAAGTAGCCGGTGAAGCCGTGGATGCGCTTGATCCATTGACTCATCCAATAGCGCACGCGGCCCCGGTTGAAGATGGCATCCGGCAGAATCCGCAGATGCCGCAACCAGCGGTAGGGACAGGTTTCGGGCGCGTAGTAGAACGAGGACCACATGCGATGTTCGGAGGGGAGCAGGCCCGAGATGATGGAAGGGTCGCAGGCGGAGGAGTAGCCCAGGATGGTCTCCAGCTTCTTCGCGTCCTTGACCAGATCGGCCAGAAAGAAGCGGTTGCGCTGGTACACTTCCCAGCCAAACGCATCAATGAAGAAGAACAGGCCGATGGAAGACTTTCTTTTCATGAGAACCTCTTTTGCAGCCGGTAGAAGCGGGCTTCCGCAGCCTCGCGATCCGGAAAGGACATGCGGAACAGTCCGGCTGCGGCCACGGCGTCTACCGGTTCGTCCCCCAGCAGGATCGGGAGCGAGCGATAGAGCCGCTCGCGGGGATGCTCCCGCCACAGTGCCGTGCCCATCGAAAGTGCGCGCGCGCCAAAGGCTTGCGCGTTGCAGACTGCCGCCTTCCATCGAGGCGCATCGTCAGGGGAGGTGATCGCCGGCGCGCCATACGCGGCCAACTCGACCGCTGTAACCTGCGCACGGGTGCCCTCGTACCACGCGAGGAAGCGCAGGTAGTAGCGCCGGATGCGCTCGAATTCGTCGGCCAGCGGATAAGCGGGCAGGAACGCGAAGTCGCCCCATTCCTTGAGCGCGATCGCGTCCCGGTAGCGCTCGATCAGAAACGCGGCGTCGGGCACGCTGGACGCGAGCGGGCCCGCGATCCGTTCCTTCTTGACGGCATAGCTCAGATCGTAGGCGCGCGACATCAGGAGCGCGCAATCGCCGAATGCGAGCTGGGCCTTGAGCAGGAACTTCGTGAAACGCAACCTCTCTTCCGCGCTCAGTGCCCGGCCTGTGCGCAGGGCGCGCCGTACATCCAGCAGCAGTTTTCCGCGATTGAGCAGCAACCGGGTGCCCTCCGAGAGGGGAATCCGGTCGTGCGGATAGTCCGGCATGGCTTCAAGCACGGACGAATCGCCCCAGACGACCTTGTGCCCGAATTTCATTTCGTAGTTGAGCAACGAGAACTCGGCGCGTGGCAACCCGTTCGCTGGATAGAGCTGCAAATCCACCGGCAGGCCGAGATCGCGGGAAAGCTGCTGCTCCAGCCGCCGCAGGCGGACCTGGACGGCATTCCGGTGGCGCCGGCTCATCGCAACGGAGACGACCACGAAGTCGTAATCGTTGAATGGCTCCTGGCGGCCATCCACGATCAGCGGAGTGCCTTCGCCGCGTCCATAGCCGCCGATAAGGACCAGCGCGCGGCACAGGGCGGCATCTTCCGATTGCGTCAGCGCGTGGACGACATGCGCGAAATCGCGATCCAGCCGCGCATCGAATGCGCCAGATCCTTTGACGGAATACGTGCCCATTTTCAGGTTTCCTTCTCGAGTCGGTGCACCACGATTTCCGCAGGACAGTTCAAGCGGGCGGCCAATCCAGATGAGCCGGTTCCGCTCGATGTATAGCCCTTCATCCCTTTGCATTGCCACGCGCCTTTGCAGAAACGCCGCGGGGAACGGCTGTTCTTGAGCACCATCACCCCCCCCGGCAGGCACAACTGGCCGCCGTGTGTATGACCGCAAAGCATCACGGCAAATCCCTTTTCTGCGGCGGCAGCATAAACATCGGGTGAATGGGCCAAAAGAATGGCGATCTCGCCCGGCGGGATCGCGCGAGACGCCTTCTCAACATCCGCTGTTTCGTAGTAGTGCGCATCGTCCACCCCGGCGATCCAGATCCGAGAGCCGCCGCGTTCGAAAGGGACCCCTTCGTTGAGCAGGACGCGGATGCCCATCGCCTCCAGGTCGGCGGTCATCTCCAGATAGTCGTGATTGCCCAGTACCGCGCAGGCGGGCGCTTTGATCGCGGCCATCAACTGCCGCATCCCGGCGATGGCCCGCGTGTAGGAGCCGAAGGTCCGAAGACGAAAATCGCCGGTCATCACGCACGCATCGTACTCCACACCGGCGAGACGTTGAATCAACGCGGGCACGAAATCGGCGTCCGCATCGCAATGCAGGTCGGAGAGATGGAGCATGCGGAAACCGTTGAAGTCAGAAGGCAGATGGGAGATGCGAACCGAATGGCGATGCAACACCGGCGACAGCGCGTTGCGCCTGGCCCGGCGGTGAAGGCCCGCCAGTCGCAAACCCACGGCGACGATTCCGTGCAGCCAGGTCATGTTCTCGATGTGAACGCGAACCCGTCCGCCGCCGAAAATACGGGCGATGTGCGTAGTCTGGCGGACCATGCGGCGGCGCGTGTGTTCTGCGCCGAGGCGTGCCTGCAGGCTCGCAAAATCCGGTTCAGTGTCCATCGTTGACGCCCTCATGTTGAAGCCGTTTCTCGCCCCTTGAATGGTCGCCGATAGAATGGTAGCGTATTGGCAGGCGCGGTCAATCCGCAGAACGGGGAGATCTGAACATGAAGAACATCCTGTGCATAGGAGCCGGGTACGTCGGCGGCCCGACGATGGCCATGATTGCGTGCAAATGTCCGGAGTACCGGGTTACCGTTGTGGACATCAACGCCGAACGAATTGCCGCCTGGTGCGCCGGTCAGCCGCCGATCTATGAGCCGGGGCTGGAAGCGTTGATCAAGTCGGCGTTGGGTCGCAATCTGTTTTTCTCCACGGATGTGAAGGGCGGAATTGAAGCGGCGGACATTATCTTCGTCAGCGTCAACACTCCCACCCGCACCTTTGGCCACGGCGCGGGACGCGCGGCGGATCTGCAATACTGGGAGAAAACCGCGCGCGAAATCCTGGCGCAGTCGACATCGGACAAGATCATTGTCGAGAAGAGCACGCTGCCGGTTCGCACGGCCGAGGCCATGGAGCGCATTCTGAAAACCGGAGCCGCCGGAGCGCATTTCGAGGTTCTTTCCAATCCGGAATTTCTGGCGGAAGGAACCGCCATCAAGGATCTGGAGAATCCGGATCGCGTCCTCGTCGGCGGTCACGACACGGAAACCGGGCGGCGCGCTGTGGCCGAACTGGTGGACATCTATGCCCACTGGGTGCCGCGGGAACGCATTCTGACAACGAATCTCTGGTCGAGCGAGCTGTCGAAACTGGCGGCCAATGCGTTCCTGGCGCAGCGGATCAGCTCGATCAACAGCTTGTCGGCTCTGTGCGAGCGGACGGATGCGGACGTGGTCGAGGTGTCGCGCGCCATCGGCATGGACCGGCGCATCGGATCGCGGTTTCTGAACGCTAGCGTGGGGTTCGGCGGCTCTTGTTTCAAGAAGGACATCCTCAACCTGGCGTATCTGTGCGAACACCACGGGCTGCCCGAAGTCGCGGCCTATTGGGAGCAGGTCGTGCGGATGAACGATTACCAGGAGGAGCGATTTGTCGAGCGGATGCGAACCGCGATGTTCCAGACCGTGGCCGGCAAGCGGATCGCCGTCTTCGGGTTCGCCTTCAAGGCCGACACCGGCGATACGCGCGAAAGCCCGGCGATCCGGGTGGTGCGCGGCTTGGTGGAGGAGCGTG
The Lentisphaerota bacterium genome window above contains:
- a CDS encoding nucleotide sugar dehydrogenase, with product MKNILCIGAGYVGGPTMAMIACKCPEYRVTVVDINAERIAAWCAGQPPIYEPGLEALIKSALGRNLFFSTDVKGGIEAADIIFVSVNTPTRTFGHGAGRAADLQYWEKTAREILAQSTSDKIIVEKSTLPVRTAEAMERILKTGAAGAHFEVLSNPEFLAEGTAIKDLENPDRVLVGGHDTETGRRAVAELVDIYAHWVPRERILTTNLWSSELSKLAANAFLAQRISSINSLSALCERTDADVVEVSRAIGMDRRIGSRFLNASVGFGGSCFKKDILNLAYLCEHHGLPEVAAYWEQVVRMNDYQEERFVERMRTAMFQTVAGKRIAVFGFAFKADTGDTRESPAIRVVRGLVEERAAVVVSDPRALDNARRELADLGNAVAFDPDPLRAAKGAHALALLTEWNEYRALDYRAILAGMEKPAFLFDGRNILDHRALFDLGFEVYAIGKTPLSHL
- a CDS encoding metallophosphoesterase, which produces MRASTMDTEPDFASLQARLGAEHTRRRMVRQTTHIARIFGGGRVRVHIENMTWLHGIVAVGLRLAGLHRRARRNALSPVLHRHSVRISHLPSDFNGFRMLHLSDLHCDADADFVPALIQRLAGVEYDACVMTGDFRLRTFGSYTRAIAGMRQLMAAIKAPACAVLGNHDYLEMTADLEAMGIRVLLNEGVPFERGGSRIWIAGVDDAHYYETADVEKASRAIPPGEIAILLAHSPDVYAAAAEKGFAVMLCGHTHGGQLCLPGGVMVLKNSRSPRRFCKGAWQCKGMKGYTSSGTGSSGLAARLNCPAEIVVHRLEKET